GCCCCCTGCCGTGGACATTTCGGCAAGGAGCGGCCCCCCTTGGCCTTCCGGGGGGCTTTCTACCAAAAACGCATACAAGTACCGTGCCGGTGGCGCATGCCGGGCGGAACTTTTAAAAATATTTTTATTTCACGATGTTGCGCAAGCGCCACAGGACGGAGGGTAGAGGCTGGCGTGTGCATTCCTGCCAGGCAGGAAACTGTTCCCGTCACCTGGGAATTCGGGCCTCCGCCGGTCTTTTTGTCGATTTTAGTGGTGGTATTCTGGTGCGTTGCAAAACGGGGCCCACTGGCATGTCCGGTGCATTTGTCCTCGGACGCCCCCGGGCCAGGGGCGCACTTTCGCGGCCGCCCGGCCCCTCCGGACCTGGCCTGGTCTGATCAGGCCAGCCATGGCCGGAGTTGGCCGGACCACGATCCCTGACCGCAATCGACAGGAAGGAACCATGCCGAATACCATCCTCGAAAAGAAACAGCTTATTCCGGACCAGACCTCCAAGCTCGTCATTCATGCGCCGGACATCGCGGCCAGGGCGCAACCGGGGAACTTCGTCATCCTGCGCGTGCACCCCAAGGGCGAGCGCATTCCCCTGACCATCGCCGACGCCGACCCGGAAAAGGGTACCATCACCATCGTCTACCTGGTCCTTGGCAAGACCACCGCCATGCTCGAGGAACTGCAACAGGGCGACGACATCCTGGACCTGTGCGGTCCCCTGGGCAAGGCCACCCATATCGACCGGATGGATACGGTCATCTGCGTGGGCGGCGGCACGGGCATCGCGGCCATGCACCACATCGCCAAGGGCCACCACGAGGCGGGCAACCGGGTCGTGGCCATCATAGGTGCCCGCAGCAAGGACCTGCTGCTCTTCGAGGACGAGCTGAAGCTGTTCGCCGACGAGGTGCTGGTGTCCACCGACGACGGCAGCTACGGTCACAAGGGGCTGGTCACGGAACTCCTGCGGCAACGCCTGGAACGGGACCAGGGCGTGGGCGAGGTGGTGGCGGTGGGGCCGGTGCCCATGATGGCCGCCGTGGCGCGCACGACCAAACCTTTCGGGGTCAAGACCACCGTTTCGCTCAACTCCATCATGGTGGACGGCATCGGCATGTGCGGTGCCTGCCGCGTCAGCGTGGGCGGAAGCACCAAGTTCGCGTGCGTGGACGGGCCCGAGTTCGACGGGCACGAGGTGGACTTTGTGGAGCTTGGCAAGCGGCTGAATTTCTTCAAAACCCTGGAAGGGCAAAGCATGGCCCGCAGGCACGAATGCCAGTGCGCCGAAGCAGAGGGCAAGAAGCAGAAGAAGGCGCTTGCCCCGCGCGTGTCCATGCCGCACCAGCCTGCGGAGCAGCGGGTGAACAATTTCGACGAGGTGGCCCTGGGCTACAGCATGGACATGGCCGTGCAGGAGGCGCAGCGCTGCCTGCAATGCAAGAAGCCCCAGTGCGTCAGGGGCTGCCCCGTCGAGGTGCCCATTCCCCAGTTCATCGCGGCGCTGGCCGAACGGAACGTGGAAAAGGCCTACAAGATCATCAAGAGCACCAACAGCCTGCCGGCCATCTGCGGGCGCGTCTGCCCGCAGGAAAGCCAGTGCGAGGGCGGCTGCGTGCTGGGCGCCAAGGGGGAGCCGGTGGCCATTGGTCGCCTGGAACGTTTCGTCGCCGACGAGTTCTTCCACCGCGATGCCTGCGACCTCATTTCCGACAGGCCGCAATGTCCGCTCATCGATCCCGCGAAAAAGGTGGCCTGCATCGGTTCCGGCCCCTCGTCCCTGACCGTGGCGGGCTACCTGGCCTCGCGCGGGTGCAAGGTGACGGTCTACGAGGCGTTGCACGAATTGGGCGGCGTGCTGGTCTACGGCATTCCGGAGTTCCGGCTGCCCAAGAACAAGATCGTGGCCAAGGAGGTCAACGCCCTGCAGGAACTGGAAGTGGAGTTTGTCCGCAACGCCGTGGGCGGCAAGACGTTCGGCATCCGCGACCTGTTCGCACAGGGCTGCAAGGCCGTGTTCATCGGCGTGGGTGCCGGGCTGCCCCGGTTCATGAACGTGCCCGGCGAGAACCTGAACGGCGTGTTTTCGGCCAACGAGTACCTGACCCGGGTCAACCTTGGCCGGGCCTACGACTTTCCGCACTTCGACACGCCCATCGTCCGGGGCCGCAACGTCACCGTCTACGGCGGCGGCAACGTGGCCATGGATGCCGCGCGCACTGCCCGGCGCCTGGGGGCGGAATCGGTGCGCATCGTGTACCGGCGCACCGTGGAGGCCATGCCCGCCCGGCGCGAGGAGGTCGAACACGCCATCGAGGAAGGGGTGATCATGGAATGCCTGGCCGCGCCCCTGGAATTTTTGC
This DNA window, taken from Nitratidesulfovibrio sp., encodes the following:
- the gltA gene encoding NADPH-dependent glutamate synthase, giving the protein MPHQPAEQRVNNFDEVALGYSMDMAVQEAQRCLQCKKPQCVRGCPVEVPIPQFIAALAERNVEKAYKIIKSTNSLPAICGRVCPQESQCEGGCVLGAKGEPVAIGRLERFVADEFFHRDACDLISDRPQCPLIDPAKKVACIGSGPSSLTVAGYLASRGCKVTVYEALHELGGVLVYGIPEFRLPKNKIVAKEVNALQELEVEFVRNAVGGKTFGIRDLFAQGCKAVFIGVGAGLPRFMNVPGENLNGVFSANEYLTRVNLGRAYDFPHFDTPIVRGRNVTVYGGGNVAMDAARTARRLGAESVRIVYRRTVEAMPARREEVEHAIEEGVIMECLAAPLEFLPGQDGNLGTVRLQRMELGEPDASGRRSPRPVPDDVYERDTDLAVIAVGTRSNPVLLENEPGLALNKWGYIEVDEHTGETSMPNVFAGGDIVTGAATVILAMGAGRLAAKEIARRLGC